Proteins co-encoded in one Chrysemys picta bellii isolate R12L10 chromosome 13, ASM1138683v2, whole genome shotgun sequence genomic window:
- the LOC135975539 gene encoding olfactory receptor 14A16-like encodes MSNRTTLTEFLLLGFSDIRELQILHFVVFLVIYLAALMGNLLIITAVALDHHLHTPMYFFLVNLSILDLGSISVTIPKSMANSLMNTRVISYPGCVTQVFLFLLLTATDLALLTIMAYDRYVAICQPLHYERVMNRRACVQMAASAWITGIVYSALHTGNTFRLPFCQSNVINQFFCEIPQLLKLACSDSYLTEVGAIALGLFLALNCFVYIIVSYVQIFKTVLRIPTEQGRHKAFSTCLPHLTVVSLLICTGSFAYLKLTSSSESGLDLVVGVLYSLVPPVMNPIIYSMRNKDIKAAWKKLIVWRLFTKS; translated from the coding sequence tgggattctctgacattcgggagctgcagattttgcactttgtggtATTCCTGgtgatttacctggcagccctgatggggaatcttctcatcatcacagccGTAGCCCTCGACCACcatctccacacccccatgtacttcttcctggtgAATCTGTCCATCTTAGACCTCGGCTCCATCTCCGTCaccatccccaaatccatggccaattccctcatgaacaccagggTGATTTCTTATCCTGGATGTGTCACCCAAGTCTTTCTCTTTTTACTCCTCACTGCAACTGATCTTGCCTTACTCACCATCATGGCATACGACCGATatgtcgccatctgccaaccactgcactatgagagagtgatgaacaggagagcttgtgtccaaatggcagccagtgcctggattACTGGTATTGTCTACTCTGCCCTGCACACTGGGAACACCTTCAGGTTGCCCTTCTGCCAATCCAATGTCATCaaccagttcttctgtgaaatcccccaactactcaagctcgcctgctctgaTTCATACCTCACTGAAGTTGGAGCTATTGCCTTAGGTCTGTTTTTAGCGTTAAACTGCTTTGTTTATATAATTGTGTcttatgttcagatcttcaaaactGTGCTGAGAATCCccactgagcagggccggcataaagccttctccacctgccttcctcacctcactgtggtctctTTGCTAATTTGCACTGGGTCTTTTGCCTACCTGAAACTCACCTCCAGCTCAGAATCAGGTCTGGACCTTGTGGTAGGTGTTCTCTATTCCCTGGTGCCTCCAGTGATGAATCCaatcatctacagcatgaggaacaaggataTCAAAGCTGCATGGAAGAAACTGATTGTGTGGAGGTTATTCACCAAGAGTTAA